The proteins below are encoded in one region of Ochotona princeps isolate mOchPri1 chromosome 24, mOchPri1.hap1, whole genome shotgun sequence:
- the TMEM248 gene encoding transmembrane protein 248, whose protein sequence is MFNIHPLENLKLYISSRPPLVVFMISVSAMAIAFLTLGYFFKIKEIKSPEMAEDWNTFLLRFNDLDFCVSENETLKHPTNDTTTPESTMTSGQARVSTQSPQALEDSGPINISVAITLTLDPLKPFGGYSRNVTHLYSTILGHQIGLSGREAHEEINITFTLPAAWSADDCALHGHCEQVVFTACMTLTATPGVFPVTVQPPHCIPDTYSNATLWYKIFTTARDANTKYAQDYNPFWCYKGAIGKVYHALNPKLTVMVPDDDRSLINLHLMHTSYFLFVMVITMFCYAVIKGRPSKLRQSNPEFCPEKVALAEA, encoded by the exons ATGTTCAACATCCACCCCCTGGAGAACCTGAAGCTGTACATCAGCAGCCGGCCGCCGCTGGTGGTCTTTATGATCAGCGTCAGCGCCATGGCAATAGCTTTCCTCACCTTGGGCTATTTCTTCAAAATCAAGGAGATTAAATCACCAGAAATGGCAGAG GATTGGAATACCTTTCTGCTGCGGTTCAATGATTTGGATTTCTGTGTGTCGGAGAATGAAACACTGAAGCATCCCACTAACGACACCACAACTCCAGAAAGCACAATGACCAGTGGGCAGGCCAGGGTGTCCACCCAGTCCCCTCAGGCTCTGGAGGATTCAGGCCCAATAAACATCTCCGTTGCAATCACTCTCACCCTGGACCCACTGAAACCTTTTGGAGGGTACTCTCGCAACGTCACCCATCTGTACTCGACCATTTTGGGGCATCAGATTGGACTTTCAG GTAGAGAAGCACATGAGGAGATCAACATTACATTTACCCTGCCGGCAGCTTGGAGCGCAGATGACTGCGCTCTCCATGGTCACTGTGAGCAAGTGGTGTTCACGGCCTGCATGACACTCACGGCCACCCCTGGAGTGTTCCCTGTTACCGT ACAGCCACCGCACTGTATTCCTGACACATACAGCAACGCCACGCTCTGGTACAAGATCTTCACGACCGCCAGAGATGCCAACACAAAATACGCTCAAGACTACAATCCTTTCTGGTGTTACAAGGGAGCCATCGGAAAAGTCTATCATGCTTTAAATCCCAAGCTTACAGTTATGGTTCCAGAC GATGATCGTTCGTTAATAAATTTgcatctcatgcacaccagttaCTTCCTCTTCGTGATGGTGATCACAATGTTTTGCTATGCTGTTATCAAAGGCAGACCAAGCAAATTGCGTCAGAGCAATCCTGAATTTTGTCCTGAGAAG GTGGCTTTGGCTGAAGCCTAA